CACTCCTTGAGCGCGGGCTGGGTGAGCGTGGCCGTCTCCGCCATCGCGGCTAGCCGGCCCCGGCGGCCAGCCGCGCCCGCACCTCGGGACGCCGCAGTGGCGGAACAGTCTTGGGTGGTTGCCGGCGCGGCGCCAGCCCGGCCAGCAGCCTGGCGGTGATCGCGGTGACCTCGGTGACCGCCTCTTCAAAGGCCTCGACGTTGGCGCCCGACGGCCGCGTGATGCCGCTGACCTTGCGGACGTACTGACGCGCAGCGGCCTCGATCTCCTCCGGAGTGGCCGCCGGTTCCAGACCGCGTAGCTCCGTGATGTTTCGGCACATGGCTCCACGATAGGTTCGACCCATGACCAACCCCAACAACACCGATGTCCTGCTGATCGACACCCAGGATCGGGTCCGCACGCTGACGCTGAACCGCCCGCAAGCCCGCAACGCGCTCTCGGCGGAGCTGCGGACGACGTTCTTCCAGGCGCTGCGCGATGCGGAGGCCTCGGATGACGTCGACGTGGTCATCTTCACCGGTGCGGATCCGGTGTTCTGTGCGGGGTTGGATCTCAAGGAACTCGGCGACTCCACCGATCTGCCCGACATCTCGCCGAAGTGGCCGCCGATGACCAAGCCGGTGATCGGCGCGATCAACGGCGCCGCAGTGACCGGCGGGCTGGAGTTGGCGCTGTACTGCGACATCCTGATCGCCTCGGAGAACGCCCGCTTCGCCGATACCCACGCCCGGGTCGGGTTGATGCCCACCTGGGGACTGTCGGTCCGGCTGCCGCAGAAGGTCGGCGTCGGGCTGGCCCGCCGGATGAGCATGACCGGCGACTACCTCTCGGCCGACGATGCGCTGCGGGCGGGACTGGTCACCGAGGTGGTGCCACACGACGAGCTCATTCCCGCCGCGCGCCGGGTGGCGGCATCCATCGTCGGCAACAACCAGAAGGCAGTACGCGCCCTGCTCGCGTCGTATCACCGCATCGACGAGGCGGGCACTGCCCAGGCTCTGGCGATCGAGGCCGAGTCCGCCCTCGAGTGGATGCGCACGGCCACCGGCGATGACATCGCCGCCAACCGCGCCGCGGTGTTCGAGCGGGGTCGCGCGCAGGTTCGCTGAACCCGGGCACCCTCGTAGGCTGTCGTGCGTGAACGAAGCACACGAGTACTGCGGCAGCGACGAATGGCGGCAGTTGATTCGCGAAGTCATCCTGCCCTGGGCGCTTGGCGAAACGGATCTCGGCGACGACGTTCTCGAGGTCGGTCCTGGATACGGCGCGACCACCGACGTGCTGGGCGCGTCGACCGCACGACTGACCTCGGTAGAGATCGACGACAGGCTCGCCGCGCTGCTACGTGAGCGCTTCGCCGACCATCCGTCGGTCGAGATCGTCAACGGCGATGCCACTGCACTCGACTTTGCCGACGGAAGGTTCACTGGCGCAGCCTGTTTCACGATGCTGCACCATGTGCCCACCGTCGAACTGCAGGACAAGCTGTTCGCCGAGATCGCACGGGTCCTCAAGCCGGGTGCGGCGTTGGTCGCCAGCGACAGCCTCGGCAGCGACGAGTTGGCCGTCGCGCACGAGGGCGACAACTACAACCCCGTCGATCCGGATTCGTTGCCCGCTCGGTTGGCCGCCGCCGGATTCGGCGACGTCCACGTCAGGACCAACGACTACGGCTGGACGATGATCGCGCGCGTCCAAGGCTGATTCAGGAGCTCGGCGGAGTATCCGGAATATCGATGTCGACGCGGACCAGCTGCTCGATACCCGGCTGATACGTGACCGGCTCGGACAGGGTCGGGCCGAACGTCGGGCTCAGCTCGCCTCCGGGCCCGGCGAACTGGACGTTGAACGACGGCATGACTGGGGCGCTGGTGATGTAGAGGGCCTCGCAGACGCCGTCCCGCAGCCTCGATCGGAAGAACTGGCCGTAGGCGACCTTGGGGGTGTCGGACGCGGCGCCGCCCTCGGAGAGAATCACCGACGAACCGCGTCGGACAGGGTCGAGCGCCGCGGCGCCGACGCACTGGTCGGCGTCGTCCACCTGGGTGAACGGCTGGTGGATAAGCACATACACCGCGGTGGCGACGGTGGGCTCCGCCGCAGACTGCGGCACCCCGACGACGCCCGCCGATGCCACGACGGCGAATACGCACGCGACCCGTTTCATGCGTAGAACCTAACCGGTGCCCGGCACCAGCCAGCGACCGGAAAAGGCCCGCCACCCGACGAACACCAGCCGCAGGACCATGAACGTCGACAGCCCGGCCCAGATGCCGAGCAGCCCCCAGCCGAACGCCAGCGACAGCCAGATCAACGGCAGGAACCCGACCACCGCGCTGATCAACGTGGCGTTGCGCATGAACTTGGCGTCACCGGCACCCAGCAGCACGCCGTCGAGTGCGAAAACGATTCCGGCGATGGGCAATTGGGCCACCATGAACCACCACGGGACGCCGATGGCGTCGAGCACCGAACGGTCGTCGGTGAATACGCTCGGAAACACCGAGGCGCCGACCGCGAACACGCCCGCCAGCACCGCGGAGGCCAGTGTCGAGAAGATGGTGACCCGCCATGCCACCGACTTCGCATGCGCCAACTGTCCCGCGCCGAGCGCGGCACCCACCAACGACTGCGCGGCGATGGCCAGTGAGTCCAACACCAGGGCGAGGGTGTTCCACAGCTGCAGCACCACCTGATGCGCCGCGACCGCGGCAGCGCCAAACCGAGCCGCGACGGCCCCTGCGGAGACGAAGCAGGCCTGAAAGGCCAAGGTGCGCAACAACAAATCGCGACCCATCACGACCTGCGCTCGCAGCACAGAGGGTTCGATCCGCAACGGCACCTTCTCGACGTAGAGCGCGCGCAGGAACAGCAGGGCGGCGAGCCATTGCCCGACCAGGTTGGCCACGGCCGAACCCGCCAGCTCGAGCCTCGGCAACCCCAACCACCCGTACACGAGCAGCGGGCACAGCACCGCCGAGAGCGCGAAGCCCGTCACGACGTAGCGCAGTGGGCGAACGGTGTCCTGCACGCCGCGCATCCAGCCGTTGCCCGCGGCCGAGACCAGGATGGCCGGCACCCCGAACGTCGCGATCCGCACCCATGGCAACGCCGCGTCGGCGATCTCGCCTCCCCCGGATGATCCGGCCAGTGCCGACACCACCGGAACGGCCGCCACCTGGATGACCACGACGATCAGCCAGCCCAGCCCCAACGCCAACCACGTGGCCTGCAGACCTTCGCCGACGGCCGCCTGCCGGTTACCAGCACCGAAGAACCGCGCCGATCGGGCGGTGGTGCCGTACGACAGGAACGTCATCTGCGAGCTGAGCGTCGCCAGGATCAGCCCGCCGATCGCCAGGCCCGCCAGCGCAAGGGCGCCAAGCCGGCCGACGATGGCGATGTCGAACAGCAGGTAGATCGGTTCTGCCGCGAGCACCCCGAGTGCGGGTAGCGCCAGACCCGCGATGCGGCGACCGGTCGCCGTCGGCGCCGCGGATTCGTGGGACGGGTCAGCCAAGGCGCCTGCCGACAAGGTCGGCCGCGGCGCGTGCGGACGGAGTCAGCGGAGCGCCTCGCGAAGCTCTCGCACGACCTCATCGGCAGAACCGGTCGCCGAGTAACCGGCCGCCAGCCGGTGCCCGCCCCCGCCGAAGGCGCTCGCGACGGTCGCCAGGTCGTAGGACTTCGCGCGCATCGAGACCGACCAGTGTCCCGGTTCGATCTCCTTGAAGACCGCCGCCACTTCGGCCTGTTGGGTGGTGCGCACGATATCGACGATGCTCTCGACTTCCTCGGGCCGTGCGTTCTGCCATTCCTGGTGTCCCACAATGACATACACCAGACCGCGACCGTCGGCGGCGTCGGGCACCAGCTCCGCCGACCCCAGCACACGCGAGAGCATCGGCAGCCACGCGAACGGGTGGGTGTCCATGAGCGTGCGGCTGATCGACGCGTTGTCCACGCCGAGGTCGACGAGCCGGGCGGCCAGCCGGTGCGCGCGTGCGCTGGCCCAGCGGAACGAGCCGGTGTCGGTGATCAACCCCGCGTACAGACAGTGCGCGACACCCAGGTCGATCGGCTTGCCCCAGGCGTCGAGAAGTTCGGCCACGAGCATCGTGGTCGAGTCGGCCTTCGGGTCGACGAAGTTGGCGGTGCCGAACAGCATGTTCGAGGCGTGGTGGTCGATGACCAGCACCTCGCTGTCGGGGTCGGCCAACTCACGCAGCGCGCCCAACCGGTTGACGCTGGGGATGTCGACGGTGACCACCAGATCGGCATCGCGTCGCATCGCGTCTGGCGCGACGAGCAGATGGGTGCCGGGCAGCGACTGCAGCGATTCGGGCAGGTCGGCGGGTGCGCCGAAGCTCACCTGGACGCTCTTGCCCGCATGATCGAGCACCAGCGCCAGCGCCAGGCCCGCGCCGAGCGTGTCGGCGTCGGGATAGACGTGGCAGACCACAGCGACGGTCTGTGCCCCCGCCAGCAGGGCGGCGGCGGCACGGGCGTCGACACGCTCGCCCGTGGGAGGGGCGTCAGTCGCCTTGTCGATCGCGGTCACCGGTGTCCTCAGCGTCGATAGCGTCGATCTCTTCTCGGTCCCCACCGATATCCCGCACCCCGTCTATACGGTACGGGTCGGCGTCGCCGGCGTGCCGGGCACCTTCGCGAACTCTTGCCAAATCCTCATCCGCGGCGCGCGCGCGAGCCAGGAGTTCCTCCATCCGGACGGCGGTGTCGGGCACGGTGTCGCGCTCGAACGCCAGCGTCGGAGTGAACCGAACCCCCAGGCTCGCGCCCACCTTGGACCGCAGGACACCCTTGGCCTTGTCCAGCGCCGCCGCGGCGCCCGCGTAGTCGGGCTCATCGGCAAGCGAACTGCCCAACACGGTGTAGAACAGCGTCGCGTCGTGCAGGTCGTTGGTGACCTTCGCATCGGTGATGGTGACGCCGGTCAGCCGCGGGTCCTTGATCTCGTACTCGATCGCCGAAGCGACGATGGTGGAAATCCGCTTGGCCAGCCGGCGTGCTCGTGCCGGATCGGGCATGTGCGAACCTCCTAGGTCCTCTGCTTCTCGACGAGCTCGTACGTCTCGATGACGTCGCCTTCCTTGATGTCGGAGTACGTCAACGTCAGACCGCACTCGTAACCGTCGCGCACCTCGGTGACGTCATCCTTCTCGCGACGCAGCGACGACACGGTGAGGTTCTCCGCGACGACGACGCTGTCACGCAGCAGGCGCGCCTTCGAGTTACGCCGGATGACACCGGAGGTGACGAGGCAGCCGGCGATGTTGCCGACCTTCGACGACCGGAAGATGGCGCGGATCTCGGCACGGCCGAGCTCCTTCTCCTCGTAGACCGGCTTGAGCATGCCCTTCAGAGCGCTCTCGATCTCGTCGATCGCCTGGTAGATCACCGAGTAGTACCGGATCTCCACACCCTCGCGGTTGGCCAGCTCGGTGGCCTTGCCCTCGGCGCGGACGTTGAACCCGATGATGATCGCGTCCGAGGCCGACGCCAGGTTGACGTTGGTCTCGGTGACGCCGCCGACGCCGCGGTCGATGACCCGCAGCTCGACTTCGTCGTCGATCTGGATGCCCAGCAGGGCCTCCTCGAGTGCTTCGACCGTGCCCGCGTTGTCGCCCTTGAGGATCAGGTTCAGCTGGCTGGTTTCCTTCAGCGCCGAATCCAGGTCCTCGAGGCTGATCCGCTTGCGGGCCCGCGCGGCCATGGCGTTGCGCTTGCGCGCACTGCGCCGGTCGGCGATCTGGCGTGCGATGCGGTCCTCGTCGACAACCAGGAAGTTGTCACCCGCGCCGGGCACCGACGTGAAGCCGATGACCTGCACCGGCCGCGACGGCAGCGCCTCTTCGACGTCCTCGCCGTGCTCGTCGACCATGCGGCGCACACGCCCGTAGGCGTCGCCGGCGACCACCGAGTCGCCGACGCGCAGCGTGCCGCGCTGGATGAGCACCGTGGCCACCGGGCCGCGACCGCGGTCCAGGTGCGCCTCGATCGCGACGCCCTGGGCCTCCATGTCGGGGTTGGCCCGCAGATCGAGCGCGGCGTCAGCGGTCAGGATGACGGCCTCGAGCAGCGCCTGGATGTTCGTGCCCTGCTTGGCCGAGATGTCGACGAACATCGTGTCGCCGCCGAATTCCTCTGGCACCAAACCGTATTCGGTCAACTGGCCGCGGATCTTGGCGGGGTCGGCGCCCTCCTTGTCGATCTTGTTGACCGCAACCACGATCGGCACGTCGGCGGCCTGCGCGTGGTTGATGGCCTCCACCGTCTGCGGCATGACACCGTCGTCGGCCGCGACCACCAGGATCGCGATGTCGGTGGCCTTTGCGCCACGGGCACGCATCGCGGTGAACGCTTCGTGGCCCGGGGTGTCGATGAAGGTGATCGGCCGCGGGGTGCCGTCGAGGTCGACCTCGACCTGGTAGGCGCCGATGTGCTGGGTGATGCCGCCGGCCTCTTCCTCGCGGACGTTGGCCTGACGGATCGTGTCCAGCAGTCGGGTCTTGCCGTGGTCGACGTGACCCATGACGGTGACCACCGGCGGACGGGTCTCGAGGTCCTCCTCGCCACCCTCGTCCTCGCCGTACGTGAGGTCGAACGACTCGAGCAGCTCGCGGTCCTCGTCCTCCGGGGACACGACCTGCACGACGTAGTTCATCTCGCTGCCCAGCAGTTCGAGCGTCTCGTCGCCGACCGACTGCGTCGCGGTGACCATCTCACCGAGGTTGAACAACGCCTGCACCAGAGCAGCGGGGTTCGCGTCGATCTTCTCGGCGAAGTCGGACAGGGACGCACCACGCGCGAGGCGAATGGTTTCCCCGTTGCCGTGCGGCAGTCGCACGCCACCGACGACCGGGGCCTGCATGTTCTCGTATTCGGCGCGTTTCGCCCTCTTCGACTTGCGACCACGCTTGGGCGCACCACCGGGACGACCGAACGCACCGGCCGCGCCACCGCGCTGGCCGGGACGACCGCCACCACCGGGGCGACCGCGATAGCCGCCGCCTGCGGGCGCGCCGCCACCACCGCCGGCGCCACCGCCGCGGTAGTTACCGCCACCGCCACCGGGACCGCCTGCACGTCCGCCACCGCCACCGGGACCACGGCCACCGGGACCGGGACGCGGTCCGCCGGGGCGGCCGCCGCCTGCCGGGGCACCCGGCCGGGGTCCGGCCGGACGCGGAGGCATGTTGCCCGGCGACATGCCGGGTCGCGGAGCTCCGGGCCGCGGTGCGCCTGGGCGGGGTGCCTGCGGACGCGGAATCGGCCGGTCGACCGGCTGCTGCGACGAGAAAGGATTGTTGCCGACGCGCGGGGCACGCGCGGCGGGCTTGGGCGCACCGGGCGCCGGGCCGGGCCGGGGCCCTGGCGTCGGGCCGGGCTGCGCCGGGGGTGCGGCCGGAGGCGCGGGTGGCGCCGCCGCGGCTGCCGGAGGCGGCGCGGCCGCAGCCGGTTCCTGCGGCGGGGCGGGCTTCGGTGCGGCCGGCTTCGCCGCCGGTTTGGCCGGCGCGGTGGCTGCCGAACCGTTGCCGCCTGCCGTGACCTTCTCCGCGGCGGCCTTCTCCGCAGCCGCCTTGCCGCCGCCGAACGACTCGCGCAACCGGCGCGCGACGGGGGCTTCCACGGTGGAGGACGCGGATTTGACGAATTCGCCCTGATCGCTCAGGCGGGCGAGTACTTCCTTACTTGTGACACCGAGTTCCTTGGCCAACTCGTGTACACGGGCCTTACCTGCCACTACAACTCCTGTCTAGGAGGCCGCAGCGGTGGTAGGCGCCGCGCCTCGGGTTAGCTATGACACATGGTCATCGGGACTTCACGGTGTGCTCATGTTCTTCGCAACCTGTTCTGTTGCCGGGTGTCGGAGCCGCTCTATGTGCTCCATTACCGCGGTGGTATCTGGTTTACCGCTGATGCGCAGCGCTCGGGCGAATGCTTGCCGCCGAATTGCCGCGTCTAGGCACTGCGGATCGAGGTGCAACCAGGCACCCCGCCCCGGCAGCCTTCTCGCAGTGTCAACGGTTACGGCGCACTTGCCGTTCCCCTCATCCACCGCGACCACACGAAGCAGTTCGACGGCCAGCTCTCGCCTT
The nucleotide sequence above comes from Mycolicibacterium moriokaense. Encoded proteins:
- a CDS encoding DUF2277 domain-containing protein produces the protein MCRNITELRGLEPAATPEEIEAAARQYVRKVSGITRPSGANVEAFEEAVTEVTAITARLLAGLAPRRQPPKTVPPLRRPEVRARLAAGAG
- a CDS encoding enoyl-CoA hydratase; the protein is MTNPNNTDVLLIDTQDRVRTLTLNRPQARNALSAELRTTFFQALRDAEASDDVDVVIFTGADPVFCAGLDLKELGDSTDLPDISPKWPPMTKPVIGAINGAAVTGGLELALYCDILIASENARFADTHARVGLMPTWGLSVRLPQKVGVGLARRMSMTGDYLSADDALRAGLVTEVVPHDELIPAARRVAASIVGNNQKAVRALLASYHRIDEAGTAQALAIEAESALEWMRTATGDDIAANRAAVFERGRAQVR
- a CDS encoding class I SAM-dependent methyltransferase, with protein sequence MNEAHEYCGSDEWRQLIREVILPWALGETDLGDDVLEVGPGYGATTDVLGASTARLTSVEIDDRLAALLRERFADHPSVEIVNGDATALDFADGRFTGAACFTMLHHVPTVELQDKLFAEIARVLKPGAALVASDSLGSDELAVAHEGDNYNPVDPDSLPARLAAAGFGDVHVRTNDYGWTMIARVQG
- a CDS encoding MATE family efflux transporter; the protein is MADPSHESAAPTATGRRIAGLALPALGVLAAEPIYLLFDIAIVGRLGALALAGLAIGGLILATLSSQMTFLSYGTTARSARFFGAGNRQAAVGEGLQATWLALGLGWLIVVVIQVAAVPVVSALAGSSGGGEIADAALPWVRIATFGVPAILVSAAGNGWMRGVQDTVRPLRYVVTGFALSAVLCPLLVYGWLGLPRLELAGSAVANLVGQWLAALLFLRALYVEKVPLRIEPSVLRAQVVMGRDLLLRTLAFQACFVSAGAVAARFGAAAVAAHQVVLQLWNTLALVLDSLAIAAQSLVGAALGAGQLAHAKSVAWRVTIFSTLASAVLAGVFAVGASVFPSVFTDDRSVLDAIGVPWWFMVAQLPIAGIVFALDGVLLGAGDAKFMRNATLISAVVGFLPLIWLSLAFGWGLLGIWAGLSTFMVLRLVFVGWRAFSGRWLVPGTG
- a CDS encoding DHH family phosphoesterase, whose protein sequence is MTAIDKATDAPPTGERVDARAAAALLAGAQTVAVVCHVYPDADTLGAGLALALVLDHAGKSVQVSFGAPADLPESLQSLPGTHLLVAPDAMRRDADLVVTVDIPSVNRLGALRELADPDSEVLVIDHHASNMLFGTANFVDPKADSTTMLVAELLDAWGKPIDLGVAHCLYAGLITDTGSFRWASARAHRLAARLVDLGVDNASISRTLMDTHPFAWLPMLSRVLGSAELVPDAADGRGLVYVIVGHQEWQNARPEEVESIVDIVRTTQQAEVAAVFKEIEPGHWSVSMRAKSYDLATVASAFGGGGHRLAAGYSATGSADEVVRELREALR
- the rbfA gene encoding 30S ribosome-binding factor RbfA, producing MPDPARARRLAKRISTIVASAIEYEIKDPRLTGVTITDAKVTNDLHDATLFYTVLGSSLADEPDYAGAAAALDKAKGVLRSKVGASLGVRFTPTLAFERDTVPDTAVRMEELLARARAADEDLARVREGARHAGDADPYRIDGVRDIGGDREEIDAIDAEDTGDRDRQGD
- the infB gene encoding translation initiation factor IF-2, yielding MAGKARVHELAKELGVTSKEVLARLSDQGEFVKSASSTVEAPVARRLRESFGGGKAAAEKAAAEKVTAGGNGSAATAPAKPAAKPAAPKPAPPQEPAAAAPPPAAAAAPPAPPAAPPAQPGPTPGPRPGPAPGAPKPAARAPRVGNNPFSSQQPVDRPIPRPQAPRPGAPRPGAPRPGMSPGNMPPRPAGPRPGAPAGGGRPGGPRPGPGGRGPGGGGGRAGGPGGGGGNYRGGGAGGGGGAPAGGGYRGRPGGGGRPGQRGGAAGAFGRPGGAPKRGRKSKRAKRAEYENMQAPVVGGVRLPHGNGETIRLARGASLSDFAEKIDANPAALVQALFNLGEMVTATQSVGDETLELLGSEMNYVVQVVSPEDEDRELLESFDLTYGEDEGGEEDLETRPPVVTVMGHVDHGKTRLLDTIRQANVREEEAGGITQHIGAYQVEVDLDGTPRPITFIDTPGHEAFTAMRARGAKATDIAILVVAADDGVMPQTVEAINHAQAADVPIVVAVNKIDKEGADPAKIRGQLTEYGLVPEEFGGDTMFVDISAKQGTNIQALLEAVILTADAALDLRANPDMEAQGVAIEAHLDRGRGPVATVLIQRGTLRVGDSVVAGDAYGRVRRMVDEHGEDVEEALPSRPVQVIGFTSVPGAGDNFLVVDEDRIARQIADRRSARKRNAMAARARKRISLEDLDSALKETSQLNLILKGDNAGTVEALEEALLGIQIDDEVELRVIDRGVGGVTETNVNLASASDAIIIGFNVRAEGKATELANREGVEIRYYSVIYQAIDEIESALKGMLKPVYEEKELGRAEIRAIFRSSKVGNIAGCLVTSGVIRRNSKARLLRDSVVVAENLTVSSLRREKDDVTEVRDGYECGLTLTYSDIKEGDVIETYELVEKQRT
- a CDS encoding YlxR family protein; its protein translation is MIQRETSAAPHRRPEGPVRTCIGCRRRELAVELLRVVAVDEGNGKCAVTVDTARRLPGRGAWLHLDPQCLDAAIRRQAFARALRISGKPDTTAVMEHIERLRHPATEQVAKNMSTP